CACAACGCTCGCCACAGCCACGAGACGAAAGGGCCCGGATGTGAACACAGCTTCGGGAACGCCAAATAGGCCAATAGACAGCAGTGCCACCATTTGTATCGCTGCGGCGGCAAGTGACGCTGTCAGCAGGTAGGCACGCAGCATTGCGATCGTCGCGGGTGTCATGGCGCAGTTCGTCGATACAGGAGGAGGAAATATCGAAGGCGCTTTCATTTTCCTTGTGGCGATCGATCAGCAGATGCACGTGGTTTGGATTCAGGTCGCATCTAATACATACATGCGTTGTGAATCGATACTACCGGTCCAAAGCTGAAGGGAACCTTAAGCAAACGCGACCGATCTGTTTTAAGTGTCCTACGCTTTCACTGTCCTGACATGATTACTGCAACGTAAACTTAAGCACGCGTTTCGCCGCTTTAGCGATACCGTTGCGCGTAATTCATTCGCAAGCTCCATCACACGAATTCTCCCTGTTGAAGATGACGATTTTGGATTTGCTTCGAATCTTCAGCACAGAACTCCTTAAGCGATTGAGAAAGTACGGAAAGCTTTATGTTGGCTTACGCCTGCGCGCTCAAATGAATCACCACGTTCCGCCAAGCGCCTTGACCAGCAAGACGCTTGCATCCATCTGGCGACGCTCGAGGTCGACAGCAGTTCGCTCGTTCGCCAACGCCGTGCTCTGTGCGGTGACAACTTCCAGATAGCCTACGGTTCCGATCCTGTATTGGTCTAACTCAAGCTGCAGGGTCTTTTGGGCCGACGCGACAGCTTCATCCTGCTTACCGGCCTCCTGCTGCAAGATGCGTAATGACGCCAGGTTGTCTTCGACCTCCTGGAAGGCAGTCAACACGGTCTGGCGATAGTCGGCCGCGCTCGCGTCGTATTGCGCCTGGGCCTTCTCGGTCATCGCACGACGCCGGCCGCCGTCGAACAACGTGCCGACCAGCGCCGGCCCAACAGCCCACATGCGCGACGGTGCGGTGAGCCAGTTGGTAAGCGTCGAACTCTCGATGCCGCCCGTGGCCGATAGCACCAGATCGGGGAAGAACGCGGATTCAGCAATGCCGATCTGGTCGTTGGCCGCTGCGACACGCCGTTCCGCGGCGGCGATATCGGGGCGGCGCTGCAGCAGCTCGGAAGGCAGTCCGACAGGAATCGGCGGCGGTGTGAAATTCGCCGCCGCCGGCGGCAGACTGAACGTCGACGCCGGTACGCCGGTCAGCGTGGCGATCGCGTGCTCGTACTGCGCGCGGGCAACACCGAGGTCGATATCCTGTGCCTCGGTCGCCTGCAGTTGCGTCTCGGCCTGGGTGACGTCCGCCTGCGACGATACGCCGACCGCGAAGCGGCTTTTAGTCAGATCGAGCGTCTGGCGATAGTCCGCAATGGTCTGGTCGAGCAACTGCTTCGACGCGTCGAGTCCGCGCAAATTGAAGTAGTCGACGGCGAGTTCGGCGTGCACGCCGAGCCGCACGCTCTCGAGATCCGCGGCGCTCGCTTGCGCGCCGGCCCGCGCGGCATCGTTTTCGTGCGCGATTCTGCCCCACAGGTCGGGCTCCCAGCTCGCATCGAGCGCAACGTCGTAGTCGCCGAATGTCCTGCCGGCCGTCTGCTGATGGCCGATCACGTTGTCCGAATCGTGCAGGCTACTCGCGCTTGTCCCCGCACCGATCGTCGGCAGGTAAGCAGCGTGAGCGGATTCGACCATCGCACGTGCTTCCTGCAGTTGCGCGACGGCTTTCTGGATCGTCTGGTTCGACACGCTTACACGTGTTTCGAGTGTGTTCAGTTGAGGATCGCTGAAGCGTGTCCACCATGCGCCGCGTGCCTCGTTATCGGCTGGCGTCGCTTGGGTCCAACCTGGAGTCGCTTGCGCCGGTGCTGCGGCGGTTTGGCTGGCACGAGTTGAGACCGCACCGCTGCTGGGGTCCGGCGTGCCGGCGTTTTCCTTATACGCTGCAGGAACGGCCACCGAGGGACGCACGTAGTCCGGACCGATCGAGCAGCCTGCCATGCCCAGCACACTCGCCGCGCAGACAGCACCGAGCAGCCGCGAGCGAAGCCCACGCAGTCGCGTAAGGTCGAGCGATACCGGCATCATGACTGGCCCCCTGTCCCATGCGAGGGCGCCGCCGAAGAGCCGGTACCGCTGCTGGAATTGGCGCTAGAAGAAACCCGTACGGCCTGGCCATTGGTAATCGAGTCGGACGGATTAAGGATCACCCGGTCGGTCGCTGCGAGCCCTGAGGCCACTTCTATACGCGTGCCAAAATCGCGACCGGGTTTGATGGTCTTCAGTAGTACGTGATTTTGCTCATCGACGGTGGCCACCTGCAAACCCTCCGGCCGATACAGCAGCGTGTTCACCGGCAGCGACAAGCCCGGCTGGGCGGCCTTCAGCGACAGATGCACTTGCCCATACGAACCCGGCAGCACCGCGCCATTCGCGTTGGGTACGTCAACTTCGATACGCAGCGTGCGCGTGACGGCATTGATCGCCCCCGCATTGCGCGCCACCGTTCCGGGCAGGCAACGCCCAGGGATCTGCGAGACTTCGAGGCAGGCCGACGTGCCGTCGAGCGATGTGCCGGCGTCGTTCTGCGGCACATCGGCGTACACACGCAGCACGCCGGTTTGTGCCAGATCGAACATCTCTTTGGCGGGGCCGCCAGCGCTGCCCGCGTCGATCAACGCACCGACATCGATATTGCGCGCCGTGATCACGCCGGCAAACGGCGCATAAACCTTCTCATAAGATTGCAACTGCGCGAGGCGGGCCACGTTCGATTGCGCCGCAAGCAGCGCCGCATGCTTCGCCTGTGCGTCGCTGTCTTTCATGTCCGTATCCTGTTGCGAGACGGCGTGTGTCTGCACCAGTTGCTGCCAGCGCGTCGCGCTCAACTGCGCAAACTGATCGTTCGCCTGCGCCTGTTGTTCATCGGCGCGTGCCTGGCGCAGCGCGGCGTCCACCTCGGGCGCATCGATCGTGGCCAGCAGTTGCCCGGCTTTCACATGAGTGCCGATATCTGCGTACCAGGCCTTCAGATAACCGTCGGTGCGCGCGAAAATCGGCGTCTGCTGATACGCCTCGATATCGCCCGGCAACACCAGCGTCTGGTCGGGCGGCGCGACGGTGGGCAGCGTAACCTGCACCGTGGGTACCGCGAGCGCGGCGGTCTGCGCTTGCAACGCGGCGCGCGCATTGAGCCGCGGCACAATGCCCACGGCAAGCGCAACGGCAAAGCCGGCTACGAGCAAAACGACACGCACGGCGCCGCGCCGGTGCTGAGGCGCAGGCCGGCTGTCCGGTGCGGACTGGGGGGTTTGAGTGGACATGCGGCGTACTCCGGTCAATTCAAGTCAGATCAGGTTCTGGACATTCGGCAGCGGACCCAGGCAAGGTGCGGAGCCGTTCATTTGAGAAGATCTAGTTCGGCTTGCGTCATGCCGCGTGGCTCGCGTTTCGCGAGCCAGCCGTGCACCAGCGAAAAGACGACCGGCAGGAACATCAACGTCGCGATCGTGCCGATCATCAGGCCGCCGATCACGGCGCGGCCGAGCGGCGCGTTCTGTTCACCGCCGTCGCCCATGCCGAGCGCCATCGGCACCATGCCGATCATCATCGCGAGCGCCGTCATCAGCACTGGACGAAAGCGCCCCGCACCCGCCGCCAGTGCCGCCTGCAACGGCGCCATGCCCTGCGCCAGCCGCTCGCGTGCAAAGCTCACCACCAGAATGCTGTTGGCCGTCGCCACGCCGATACACATCATGGCGCCCGTCAACGCGGGCACGCTCAGCGTGGTGTGCGTGAGGAACAGCATCCAGACGATGCCCGCCATCGCACCCGGCAAACCGCAGACGATCACGAGCGGATCGATCCACGACTGGAAATTGATCACCATCAGCAGATACACGAGCAGCACAGCGAAGGCGATACCCGTTGCGAGGCCGCTGAACGAGCTCTCCATGGTCTGAACCTGACCGCGAATCACCACGCGCGCACCGCGCGGCAAGTTCGCTTTGGCGGCATCCACAATGCGCGTGACGTCCGATGCCACGCCACCCAGGTCGCGTCCCTGCACCGAGCCGTAGATATCGATCACCGGTTGCACGTTGTAGTGCGTCACCACGGCTTGCTGCGTCGCGCGCGAGAACGTGCCGAGTGTGCCCAGAATCCCGTTGACCTCGCCTGCGTTGCTGCCTGAGCCGCCGGTGCCCGGCGTGAACATCGAACTAAGCGGAATATTGGCCAGCGCCTGCAGCGAATTGATGTCGTACTGCGGCACCTCCGTCGTTACCGGATAGCTCACACCGTTTTGCGGGTTGAGCCAGAAGTTCGGCGACGTTTGCGAACTGCCAGACAACGCAATCAACAGGCTGCGCGCGACGTCCTGCTGCTGCAGTCCCGCCTGCAGCGCCTTGGTGCGGTCCACATCCACGTTGATCGCGGGCTCGTCGTCCGGTTGCTGGATGCGCAAATCGACGAGTCCTTTAACGTTGCGAAGTTTGTTCAGCAACGTGTCGGCAAACGCGCGGTTGTCGTCGAGGTTGTTGCCCACCACCTGAATGTCGATCGGCGCCGGTAGTCCAAAGTTGAGGATCTGACTCACCATATCTGCCGGCAGAAACGAAAACGTCACTGCGGGAAACTGCTCGCCAAGCGACTGCCGCAGCTTCGCCACATACTGCGCGGTCGGCTTGTGTTTCGCGTTCAGCGTGATCAGGATGTCGGCATCGGCGCTGCCGATCGGCGCGGAACTGCTGTACGAGAGGTTGATGCCGCTGGTCGGCAGGCCGATGTTGTCGACGATGGTCATCAGCTCGTTTGCGGGAATCACCGTGCGGATGCTGTTCTCGATTTCGTCGGCAAGACGCGCGGTCTGTTCGATACGTGTGCCGGTCTTCGCGCGCATATGCAAGCGAATTTGCCCCGAGTCGATTTGCGGAAAGAAGTCGCGGCCAAGGAACGGCAGCAGCGCAAGCGAGCCGATACACACCATCAGAAAACCCGCGATAAAGCGGCGTGGTGCAGCAAGTGCTGCCTCCAGCAGCCGCTCGTAGCGGCCGCGCAGCGCTTCGAAGCGCCGTTCGAAGCTTTGCTGGAAGCGCACCAGACGGTTCGCGGGTCGTCCGTGCTGCGTGCCCTCGTCACCCGGCTGATGCGCGCCGCGCAGCAGATACATCGCCAACGTCGGCACCAGCGTGCGCGACAGAAAGTACGATGCGAGCATCGCGAACACTACGGCTTCGGCGAGGGGCGTGAACAGATACCGGGCCACGCCGGATAAAAGCAGCATCGGCACGAAGACGATGCAGATCGACAACGTCGAGATCAAGGTCGGCACGGCGATCTCGCCTGATCCTTCCAGAATCGCCTGCAATAACGGCTGCCCCTGCTCGATGTGATGCGTCATGTTCTCGATCGCAACCGTCGCATCGTCGACCAGAATACCCACCGCCAACGCCAGGCCGCCGAGCGTCATGATGTTGATGGTCTGGCCGAGCACCGACAGCATGATCAGCGACGAGATCATCGCCAGCGGAATCGAGATCGCGATGATCAACGTGGCCCGCCAACTGCCGAGAAACAACAGGATCATCACCGCCGTCAGGCCGGCAGCAATCAGACCTTCGCGTATCACACCCTGTACCGCCGACTTGACGAACACCGACTCGTCCGTCACGGTCTGGATATCGAGCGCCTTCGGCATCTGCGAGCGGATCCGCGGCAGCAGGCTCTTGATGTTGGCAATGATATCGAGCGTCGAGACACTGCCGCTCTTTTCCACCTCGAGCAACGCGGCGCGCTTGCCGTCATGGCGCACGATATTGGTCTGCGGCGCATAGCCATCGCGCACGGTTGCGACGTCGTGCACATACGTTACCGTGCCATCGGGTTGCGTGCGGATGGGAATGTTGTTCAGTTGCGCTACCGAAAGCGCCGCACCGTTCATGTTCACGTTGTATTCGAACGTGCCGATCTTCGCCGTGCCGCCCGGCAACACCAGGTTCTGTGCGTTGACCGCATTGACCACGTCGGTAGGTGTCACGTGGTGGGACTGCATCGCCTGTGGATCGATATCCACCATGATCTGGCGCACCTTGCCGCCGTACGGAATCGGTACCGCGGCGCCCTGCACCGTCGCCAGTTGCGTGCGAATAAAATTGTTGCCGAGGTCATAAAGCGTCTGTTCCGGCAGGGTCTTGCTCGACAGTGCGAGTTCCATGATCGGCACAGTCGACGCGTTGAACGTCAGCACCATGGGCGGCAACGTGCCGGGCGGCATGACCTTCAGCAACGACTGCGCGCTCACCGACGCTTCCGTCTCTGCTCGCGTGATGTCGGCACCGGGATGGAAGAAGACCTTGACGACGGCCACGCCGTTGAGCGACTGCGATTCGATGTGCTCGATATCGCCGACGTCCGAGGTCAGCGCGCGTTCGTACGGCGCGACGATGCGGTGCGCCATATCCTCAGACGTCAACCCGCTGTAGCTCCACACGACGCTGATCACGGGGATGTCAATGTTCGGAAAAATATCGACGGGCGTACGCAGGATCATCAGTGGTCCGATGATCACGAGCAGCAGCGCCAGCACAATAAACGTGTACGGGCGGCGGAGAGCGATTTTGACGATCCACATGAGAAGACGACGCCTGAAGGGGAGCAATAGACGCAGTCTAGGGAGCAGGGTTTTGCGTCGGGATTGCGCCTGGATGACAAACTCGTAATGAACTTCGGGCCGCCGCGCGGGTATCATCGAAACCATCCGCTGGGCGCAACCTGGCGGCAAACCGCGAGCAACCCGATGGAAGGCGACTGCGATGAGAGTCCTCGTAATCGAAGACGAACCGAAGGCCGGCGACTACCTCAAGAAGGGCCTGGAGGAGTCGGGCTTTGTGGTGGACGTGGCACGTAACGGTGTCGACGGCCTGCATCTCGCGCTGGAAGAGTCTCATGACGTGATCGTGCTCGATGTGATGTTGCCGGGCATGGACGGCTGGCAGGTGCTGCAGCAATTGCGCGGCCGCAAGGACACGCCGGTTCTGTTTCTGACGGCGCGCGACGAGATCGAAGACCGCGTGCGTGGCCTTGAGCTAGGCGCCGACGACTATCTGATCAAACCGTTCGCCTTCGTCGAGCTGCTCGCACGGGTACGCACGCTGGCACGGCGTGGCCAGGCTCGCGAGAGCGACACGCTGACGATCGGCGACCTCGAGATCAACGCGAGCCAGCGCAAGGTACGACGTGCGGGCCAGCGCATCGACCTGACGCCGCGCGAGTTTGCGTTGCTGCATCTGCTTGCGCGGCGCAGCGGCGAAGTATTAAGCCGCACGCAAATCGCTTCATATGTGTGGGACATGAACTTCGATAGCGACACGAATGTTGTCGATGTGGCGATCCGCCGCCTGCGTTCGAAGATCGACGATGACTATCCGGTCAAGCTGGTGCATACCGTGCGCGGCGTCGGTTACGTGCTCGAAGTGAAGGACGCATGATGCAACGGCTCTCGTTGACTGCGAGGCTGGCTGCCTGGTTTGCGCTGATCACCGTGCTGGTCTTCGGCGTCGGCGGTGGTGTGCTGTATCAGGCGCTAGCAAAGCAGATTCGCGCCCAGGACGACTTCGACCTGGTGCTGACGGCCCGGCATCTGCGGCGCCTTGCAGCCGAGCTGGATTCACCGCAGGGCATCAAACTGCATGAGTCCCGGCTCGATAGCCTGGTGCTCGGCAATCAGGCTTTCTTCCTCAGAATGCAGGACTCGAGTGGTCGCGTCCTGCTCGAACGTAATCCCTCGCACTTTGCGATTGACGATCTGAAGGAAGTGAAACCGTTGAACCGGATTCTCGAGCATGACGTGCAGGAATGGCATACCCCCGATGGCCTGACGATGCGCGGCGTTGCCACGGATATCGCGCTGGCCGACGGTTCGGTGGTCGATGCGGTGGTTGGACGCGAAATGAGCGATCGCGAAGCGTTACTTGCCCGCTACCGCAACACGGTATACCTGACGACGCTGTGCGCGCTCCTTGCCGCGGTCGTGCTCGGTTACGTCGCGGTGCGCAACGCGTTGCGCCCGCTGCGCGACATCGCTGGCAGCGCTACCCACGTGACGGTGGGCAAACTCCATACGCGCCTGCCCTCCGGCAATGTGCCGCGCGAACTCGCGGCGCTGATCGACGCGCTGAATTCGATGCTCGCACGCCTCGAACTCGGCTTCCAGCGACTCTCGCAGTTCACGGCCGACCTCGCGCACGATCTGCGCACGCCGCTCGGCAACATGCGCGGTGCGAGCGAAGTAGCGCTTGCGCGCCCGCGCTCGACCGACGAATATCAGGCGTTGCTGGTATCGAATATCGAGGAATGCGAACGACTATCGCGAATGGTCGAAAACGTGCTGTTTCTCGCTCGCGCCGACAATCCGCAGTACGTGACGACGGCCGTGGATTTTCCGGTGCGCGACGAGCTGCTGCGAGTGGCCGACTATTTCGAAGGCATAGCGGAAGATGCCGGCATTTCGATTCAGGTGACGGCGAGCGGCCAGTTGCATGCCGATGTCGATCTGTTTCGCCGCGCCGTCAGCAATCTGCTGGCGAACGCACTGCGTTACACGCCGCGCGGCGATACTTTAACGCTTTCGACAAGGGAGACCCCGGAGGGGATGATGGTCACGGTCGCCAATCCCGGCACACCGATTCCTTCGGAACATCTTGGACGGCTGTTCGACCGCTTCTACCGCGTCGACGGATCGCGCAGCAATTCATCCGGCTCAACCGGACTAGGACTTGCAATCGTGCGGACCATCATGGAACTGCACGGCGGCAGTGCCACTGTCGAAAGCGACGTGGCGGCCACGCAGTTCCATTTGCACTTCCCGCGGCAGTGAGTGAGCGTTGCGCGCATTCTGGGTCAGTTAACTGCCATGTTGACGCGATTATCCAGATGACGGGCCTGATATTCGGCGCGATTTTGCGCGATCTCATGCGGCGTCGGCGGATAGTTGGTCTTCGACACGGGAATCGTCCCTTGCTGTTCGGCCTGGATCAGCTCCGCGCGGACCTCGGCGCGCGTCTTGCCAGTGTTGACTGAGGCCGCCGGTGGGGTCGTGGCGCCGGTGGCATACGTACTCTGCGCGAACGCTGATTGACCGAAAGGGATCAGCGACACAACGACTGCGGCAAGTGCGGCATATCGGGTAAGTTTCATGGAAGGCTCCTGAGGTGGGTTGTGCCGGATCGCGCTTGTATCGCTCCCGGCCCGTTTCACGTAGCAGCGAGGCTACGAACCCATTCTCGGGCGCCGCGGTTTGCGCCGAGGTGACGCGTTCATGACGGATTTGTAATTTCGCGCTCAGCCACGCGCATAAATCCGCTCACCGAAACTGTCAGGCCTCCGACCCCAACGTTGTTACGCAATGAGAGGGTCAGCTGTTGCCGTTGCGCAATGCGGGCGGCAATGGCGAGTCCCAGTCCGCTGCCCGTGCCCTTGGCATGCTCGCCGCGATAGAAGCGGTCAAGCACCCGCCCCAGGTCCTGCTCCGGAATGCCGGGGCCGTTGTCCACCACTTCAAGGCCGAGGCGCTCTGACGTGCGCGTGAGCACAACGTCGACCTTGCCCCCTTGAGGCGTGTAGCGGATGGCATTGTCGATCAGGTTATTCAGCAGTACACCCAACGCGTGCGGGTCAGTTAGCACGTTGCACGCATCCTCGCGCGTGACCGGTTGCCGGAACTCGAGGCCCAGGTCAATCTGCTTTTCGTCGGCGAGCAGCGAGAAATCGCTGACCGCCTGTTCTCCAAGTCTGCGCAAACTGACGGATGCGCCAACGCTGGTAGACTGCGCGTCCTCGCGTGCGAGCGTCAGCAATTGCTGCACGAGCCGGATCATACGATTGAGTCGCCTATCGATTCGCTCGAGCGTCTGGCCATCGTCCTTCAACGTGCCGTTGTTCGAAGCGGCCTGCAACTGCAGTTTCAGCGCAGCAAGCGGGGAGCGAAGCTCGTGGGCTGCATCGGCGATAAACGCGCGCCGCGCCTCCGCCGCAACGTTCAGGCGGAGTAGCAAGTCGTTCAATGCCTCGACTAGCGGCCGGACTTCCACGGGTACCCTGCCGTCGAGGCGCAGCGGTTCGAGTGAATCCAGCGAACGCGTTGCGAGAAGACGCGACAGTCCGCCGATTGGCGCAAGGCCCCACGCGACGACGAACAGCACCAACAGGATCGTCACGGGCACGAACACGCCCAGCGGCCACAACGTGTGCAGCGCAAGTTGCAATGCCAGCGCTTCCCGAACAGAGACCGGTTGCGCGACCTGGATGAAGCGATCGGCCTGTTGCAACCCGAATACGCGCCATTGACCTTCGCTGCGGTCGATGGTGCGAATACCGGCCGGCAGACGCGTCAGGACAGCCGACTCTCGCGAGTGATAGACAAGCCTACCGTCCTTGTCCCATATCTCGATGAGAATACGGTCGTCCGAAATGCCTGCGGCCTCTTCGCCTTCCCTCTCGACCGTCTCCGCCGTTTCAACATTCGCGGGCAGCGACAACGCGACGGTACGCAGTTCATAGTCGAACAGTTCGCCGGCCTCGTCGCGGGCCGTATGAAAGATCGCCAATGCGGCAATCCCGGAAGCAGTGGCGAGACCGCAGATGAGCCAGCCGAGCAGCCAACGGCGGATCGACTTCATCCGAGCCTCTTCAGCCGATAGCCGACGCCGCGCACCGTCACGACCTGCTCTGTGCCAATCTTGCGCCGCAGGCTGTGCACGTGGACTTCGATCGTGTTGCTGCCCACTTCGTCGCCCCATCCATAGAGCTTGTCCTCGAGTTCCGCTCTGGTAAAGACGCGTGCTGGCTCTTCGATCAGCGCCTGCAGCAAGCCGAATTCGCGCGGCACCAGCGTCACTGGAACACCGCTTTTCCTCACTTCATGAGCGGCGGGGTCGAGGGTTAGATCACCGTGTGCATAGATCGGTTGCTTCTGTCCGGTGCGCCGGCGCAGCAACGCGCGTGCTCGCGCTGCCAGTTCGTCAAGATCGAAAGGCTTGATCAGGTAGTCGTCTGCGCCTGCGTCCAGACCGCGAATCCGGTCGGTCACCGCGTCGCGCGCGGTCAGGATGATGACGGGCGCTTCACCGCCTTGTCTGCGATAGCTGCTGAGTAAATCGATGCCGTTTTTCCCGGGCAAACCGAGGTCCAGCAGGACGAGGTCATATACGTCGTTACCTAGCGATAGCTCGGCGGCCCGTCCGTCCTGTGCCCAGTCGATTGCATAGCCCTCGCGCCGCATCGATTCGAGCACGGTCTCCGCAATCATTTCGTCGTCTTCCACCAGAAGCAGACGCATCGCGCCCCCTGCGTTGTCATCCCGGTGTCATTGTCGCGCATCTGGCCTTAGGTCTGCCTTAAGCCTTCGTTAAGCGTTCGTTCAATATCATCCACGTTCAACGGAGGAATGCGCGATGAAACCGGACGCTGTGAGTTTTGCGAGGCACGCTGTCAGCAAGGTTCCCGAAGTGACTTTGGGCTTCTGGGTGATCAAGGTCGCGGCCACCACGCTGGGAGAAACCGGCGGCGACTGGGTGTCGATGTCCCTGAATCTTGGCTACCTGATCGGCTCGGCAATCTTCCTCGTCCTGTTCATTGGCCTCGTTTGTGCGCAGGTAAAGGCGCAGGAATTTCGTCGCTTCCTGTACTGGGCGACCATCGTCGCTACGACGACGCTCGGCACGACCATGGCGGACTTCGCCGATCGATCGCTCGGGGTCGGCTATCCAGGGGGCACCACAATCGTCGTGATATTGCTGATTGCCAGCCTGGCGATATGGTATCGATCGGAGGGAACAGTCTCGGTCGAGAGCATCGTTACGGGCAAGGCGGAGTGGTTTTACTGGATCACGATCCTGTTCTCGCA
The sequence above is drawn from the Paraburkholderia phenazinium genome and encodes:
- a CDS encoding efflux transporter outer membrane subunit, with the translated sequence MMPVSLDLTRLRGLRSRLLGAVCAASVLGMAGCSIGPDYVRPSVAVPAAYKENAGTPDPSSGAVSTRASQTAAAPAQATPGWTQATPADNEARGAWWTRFSDPQLNTLETRVSVSNQTIQKAVAQLQEARAMVESAHAAYLPTIGAGTSASSLHDSDNVIGHQQTAGRTFGDYDVALDASWEPDLWGRIAHENDAARAGAQASAADLESVRLGVHAELAVDYFNLRGLDASKQLLDQTIADYRQTLDLTKSRFAVGVSSQADVTQAETQLQATEAQDIDLGVARAQYEHAIATLTGVPASTFSLPPAAANFTPPPIPVGLPSELLQRRPDIAAAERRVAAANDQIGIAESAFFPDLVLSATGGIESSTLTNWLTAPSRMWAVGPALVGTLFDGGRRRAMTEKAQAQYDASAADYRQTVLTAFQEVEDNLASLRILQQEAGKQDEAVASAQKTLQLELDQYRIGTVGYLEVVTAQSTALANERTAVDLERRQMDASVLLVKALGGTW
- a CDS encoding heavy metal response regulator transcription factor — protein: MRVLVIEDEPKAGDYLKKGLEESGFVVDVARNGVDGLHLALEESHDVIVLDVMLPGMDGWQVLQQLRGRKDTPVLFLTARDEIEDRVRGLELGADDYLIKPFAFVELLARVRTLARRGQARESDTLTIGDLEINASQRKVRRAGQRIDLTPREFALLHLLARRSGEVLSRTQIASYVWDMNFDSDTNVVDVAIRRLRSKIDDDYPVKLVHTVRGVGYVLEVKDA
- a CDS encoding efflux RND transporter permease subunit, with protein sequence MWIVKIALRRPYTFIVLALLLVIIGPLMILRTPVDIFPNIDIPVISVVWSYSGLTSEDMAHRIVAPYERALTSDVGDIEHIESQSLNGVAVVKVFFHPGADITRAETEASVSAQSLLKVMPPGTLPPMVLTFNASTVPIMELALSSKTLPEQTLYDLGNNFIRTQLATVQGAAVPIPYGGKVRQIMVDIDPQAMQSHHVTPTDVVNAVNAQNLVLPGGTAKIGTFEYNVNMNGAALSVAQLNNIPIRTQPDGTVTYVHDVATVRDGYAPQTNIVRHDGKRAALLEVEKSGSVSTLDIIANIKSLLPRIRSQMPKALDIQTVTDESVFVKSAVQGVIREGLIAAGLTAVMILLFLGSWRATLIIAISIPLAMISSLIMLSVLGQTINIMTLGGLALAVGILVDDATVAIENMTHHIEQGQPLLQAILEGSGEIAVPTLISTLSICIVFVPMLLLSGVARYLFTPLAEAVVFAMLASYFLSRTLVPTLAMYLLRGAHQPGDEGTQHGRPANRLVRFQQSFERRFEALRGRYERLLEAALAAPRRFIAGFLMVCIGSLALLPFLGRDFFPQIDSGQIRLHMRAKTGTRIEQTARLADEIENSIRTVIPANELMTIVDNIGLPTSGINLSYSSSAPIGSADADILITLNAKHKPTAQYVAKLRQSLGEQFPAVTFSFLPADMVSQILNFGLPAPIDIQVVGNNLDDNRAFADTLLNKLRNVKGLVDLRIQQPDDEPAINVDVDRTKALQAGLQQQDVARSLLIALSGSSQTSPNFWLNPQNGVSYPVTTEVPQYDINSLQALANIPLSSMFTPGTGGSGSNAGEVNGILGTLGTFSRATQQAVVTHYNVQPVIDIYGSVQGRDLGGVASDVTRIVDAAKANLPRGARVVIRGQVQTMESSFSGLATGIAFAVLLVYLLMVINFQSWIDPLVIVCGLPGAMAGIVWMLFLTHTTLSVPALTGAMMCIGVATANSILVVSFARERLAQGMAPLQAALAAGAGRFRPVLMTALAMMIGMVPMALGMGDGGEQNAPLGRAVIGGLMIGTIATLMFLPVVFSLVHGWLAKREPRGMTQAELDLLK
- a CDS encoding response regulator: MRLLLVEDDEMIAETVLESMRREGYAIDWAQDGRAAELSLGNDVYDLVLLDLGLPGKNGIDLLSSYRRQGGEAPVIILTARDAVTDRIRGLDAGADDYLIKPFDLDELAARARALLRRRTGQKQPIYAHGDLTLDPAAHEVRKSGVPVTLVPREFGLLQALIEEPARVFTRAELEDKLYGWGDEVGSNTIEVHVHSLRRKIGTEQVVTVRGVGYRLKRLG
- a CDS encoding heavy metal sensor histidine kinase produces the protein MQRLSLTARLAAWFALITVLVFGVGGGVLYQALAKQIRAQDDFDLVLTARHLRRLAAELDSPQGIKLHESRLDSLVLGNQAFFLRMQDSSGRVLLERNPSHFAIDDLKEVKPLNRILEHDVQEWHTPDGLTMRGVATDIALADGSVVDAVVGREMSDREALLARYRNTVYLTTLCALLAAVVLGYVAVRNALRPLRDIAGSATHVTVGKLHTRLPSGNVPRELAALIDALNSMLARLELGFQRLSQFTADLAHDLRTPLGNMRGASEVALARPRSTDEYQALLVSNIEECERLSRMVENVLFLARADNPQYVTTAVDFPVRDELLRVADYFEGIAEDAGISIQVTASGQLHADVDLFRRAVSNLLANALRYTPRGDTLTLSTRETPEGMMVTVANPGTPIPSEHLGRLFDRFYRVDGSRSNSSGSTGLGLAIVRTIMELHGGSATVESDVAATQFHLHFPRQ
- a CDS encoding ATP-binding protein, with translation MKSIRRWLLGWLICGLATASGIAALAIFHTARDEAGELFDYELRTVALSLPANVETAETVEREGEEAAGISDDRILIEIWDKDGRLVYHSRESAVLTRLPAGIRTIDRSEGQWRVFGLQQADRFIQVAQPVSVREALALQLALHTLWPLGVFVPVTILLVLFVVAWGLAPIGGLSRLLATRSLDSLEPLRLDGRVPVEVRPLVEALNDLLLRLNVAAEARRAFIADAAHELRSPLAALKLQLQAASNNGTLKDDGQTLERIDRRLNRMIRLVQQLLTLAREDAQSTSVGASVSLRRLGEQAVSDFSLLADEKQIDLGLEFRQPVTREDACNVLTDPHALGVLLNNLIDNAIRYTPQGGKVDVVLTRTSERLGLEVVDNGPGIPEQDLGRVLDRFYRGEHAKGTGSGLGLAIAARIAQRQQLTLSLRNNVGVGGLTVSVSGFMRVAEREITNPS
- a CDS encoding efflux RND transporter periplasmic adaptor subunit — encoded protein: MSTQTPQSAPDSRPAPQHRRGAVRVVLLVAGFAVALAVGIVPRLNARAALQAQTAALAVPTVQVTLPTVAPPDQTLVLPGDIEAYQQTPIFARTDGYLKAWYADIGTHVKAGQLLATIDAPEVDAALRQARADEQQAQANDQFAQLSATRWQQLVQTHAVSQQDTDMKDSDAQAKHAALLAAQSNVARLAQLQSYEKVYAPFAGVITARNIDVGALIDAGSAGGPAKEMFDLAQTGVLRVYADVPQNDAGTSLDGTSACLEVSQIPGRCLPGTVARNAGAINAVTRTLRIEVDVPNANGAVLPGSYGQVHLSLKAAQPGLSLPVNTLLYRPEGLQVATVDEQNHVLLKTIKPGRDFGTRIEVASGLAATDRVILNPSDSITNGQAVRVSSSANSSSGTGSSAAPSHGTGGQS
- a CDS encoding DUF4148 domain-containing protein — its product is MKLTRYAALAAVVVSLIPFGQSAFAQSTYATGATTPPAASVNTGKTRAEVRAELIQAEQQGTIPVSKTNYPPTPHEIAQNRAEYQARHLDNRVNMAVN